A single region of the Sorghum bicolor cultivar BTx623 chromosome 7, Sorghum_bicolor_NCBIv3, whole genome shotgun sequence genome encodes:
- the LOC8071026 gene encoding serine/threonine-protein kinase PRP4 homolog isoform X2, with product MVGGRGRSPSPYSPTPVDKRCRSRDDDDARSSGASPKRRKRHHRRYGEDGEILDGASAAAPARSREHERGWRSSRVGGGGGCDYYTPYYTHGERSSNHSRLDRRGSARGGGGGGDEIRERERRSGNSSHGDHARWDPAGIGKDRWDPAGRVSHADRHRDSTSSSKPSKSAGYKQTLRFGDISIDFGHKIRSHEEMKKGTFQQEDHKRCKVKTELTILQQQNDARGKVEVEFVPSCKNVKAGARAIDTGKAQNSTSACVANSKAENKQDSQVVITNKANITVGKPSAPSSAIGSGRPPAAAGIGKSAGKPDGLHNESNVHPDNWDDAEGYYTYHFGELLGGRYEIIAAHGKGVFSRVVGARDLEAAGTDGPERVAIKIIRNNDMMYRAGKQEVSILEKLNVADHEDKCHCVRFISSFRYRNHLCLVLESLHMNLREVLKKFGPNIGLRLTAVRVYAKQMFIALKHLKTCRVLHCDIKLDNIMVNQAKKVLKLCDFGSAMLVGMNEVTPYLVSRYYRAPEIILGLPYDHPLDMWSVGCCLYELCTGKALFQGKSNNEMLRLHMELKGSFPKKMLRSGAFTMQHFDRDMRFQDTHDDPVKGKVVRRSSEEDKRPRST from the exons ATGGTCGGCGGCAGAGGGCGCTCCCCGTCGCCGTACTCACCCACCCCGGTCGACAAGCGCTGTCGCTCCCGCGATGACGACGACGCACGATCCAGCGGCGCCTCCCCGAAGCGCCGCAAGCGACACCACCGTCGTTACGGCGAGGACGGGGAGATACTCGACGGCGCTTCTGCTGCGGCTCCTGCTAGGAGCCGGGAGCATGAAAGAGGATGGAGGAGCAGccgtgttggtggtggtggtggatgcgaTTATTATACTCCTTATTATACACACGGAGAGAGAAGCAGCAACCACAGTAGATTGGATCGAAGAGGAAGtgcacgcggcggcggcggcggcggcgatgaaATCAGGGAGAGGGAAAGACGGAGCGGTAATTCAAGCCATGGTGACCATGCGAGGTGGGATCCAGCAGGCATAGGCAAGGATAGGTGGGATCCGGCAGGCAGAGTAAGTCACGCTGACAGGCACAGGGATTCTACAAGTTCATCAAAACCTAGCAAATCTGCTGGTTACAAGCAGACATTGAGATTTGGGGACATATCTATagattttggccataaaatccgGAGTCATGAAGAAATGAAGAAGGGAACTTTCCAGCAGGAAGACCATAAGCGGTGCAAGGTGAAAACTGAATTAACAATAttgcagcaacaaaatgatgctcGTGGGAAAGTTGAGGTGGAATTTGTACCAAGTTGCAAAAATGTGAAGGCAGGAGCAAGAGCAATTGATACAGGCAAAGCGCAAAATAGCACCTCTGCCTGTGTGGCCAATAGCAAAGCTGAAAACAAGCAAGATTCTCAAGTGGTGATCACTAACAAAGCAAACATCACCGTGGGAAAGCCTTCTGCTCCTAGCAGTGCCATTGGAAGTGGAAGAccacctgctgctgctgggatTGGGAAATCTGCTGGCAAGCCTGATGGTTTGCACAATGAAAGCAATGTTCATCCTGACAACTGGGATGATGCAGAGGGCTACTACACATACCACTTTGGGGAGTTGCTGGGTGGCCGTTATGAGATTATAGCTGCCCATGGGAAGGGCGTGTTCTCAAGAGTCGTTGGGGCAAGAGATCTTGAAGCTGCTGGCACAGATGGCCCTGAAAGAGTAGCCATCAAGATAATTCGCAACAATGACATGATGTACAGGGCAGGTAAGCAAGAGGTTTCAATACTGGAAAAACTCAACGTTGCGGACCACGAGGACAAGTGCCACTGCGTGCGGTTTATTTCAAGTTTCAGGTACCGGAACCATCTGTGCTTAGTTCTTGAATCTCTTCATATGAACCTGCGTGAGGTGTTGAAGAAATTTGGTCCTAACATCGGGCTTAGACTCACTGCTGTGAGGGTATATGCAAAGCAGATGTTCATCGCCCTGAAGCATCTGAAGACCTGCAGAGTTTTGCACTGCGATATAAAGCTGGACAATATCATGGTGAACCAGGCTAAGAAGGTGCTCAAACTATGCGATTTCGGCAGTGCTATGCTTGTCGGAATGAATGAGGTTACACCTTACCTTGTCAGTCGTTACTATCGAGCACCTGAGATCATTCTTGGGCTGCCCTATGACCACCCGTTGGACATGTGGTCAGTTGGTTGCTGTCTCTATGAGCTTTGCACAGGAAAAGCCTTATTCCAAGGAAAATCAAACAATGAGATGCTTCGGCTTCATATGGAGTTGAAGGGCAGCTTCCCTAAGAAGATGCTTCGCAGTGGTGCCTTTACGATGCAACACTTCGATCGAGACATGAGATTTCAAGATACTCACGATGACCCTGTCAAAGGAAAGGTTGTGAGAAG ATCCAGCGAAGAGGATAAACGTCCAAGAAGCACTTAG
- the LOC8071026 gene encoding serine/threonine-protein kinase PRP4 homolog isoform X3 → MVGGRGRSPSPYSPTPVDKRCRSRDDDDARSSGASPKRRKRHHRRYGEDGEILDGASAAAPARSREHERGWRSSRVGGGGGCDYYTPYYTHGERSSNHSRLDRRGSARGGGGGGDEIRERERRSGNSSHGDHARWDPAGIGKDRWDPAGRVSHADRHRDSTSSSKPSKSAGYKQTLRFGDISIDFGHKIRSHEEMKKGTFQQEDHKRCKVKTELTILQQQNDARGKVEVEFVPSCKNVKAGARAIDTGKAQNSTSACVANSKAENKQDSQVVITNKANITVGKPSAPSSAIGSGRPPAAAGIGKSAGKPDGLHNESNVHPDNWDDAEGYYTYHFGELLGGRYEIIAAHGKGVFSRVVGARDLEAAGTDGPERVAIKIIRNNDMMYRAGKQEVSILEKLNVADHEDKCHCVRFISSFRYRNHLCLVLESLHMNLREVLKKFGPNIGLRLTAVRVYAKQMFIALKHLKTCRVLHCDIKLDNIMVNQAKKVLKLCDFGSAMLVGMNEEKPYSKENQTMRCFGFIWS, encoded by the exons ATGGTCGGCGGCAGAGGGCGCTCCCCGTCGCCGTACTCACCCACCCCGGTCGACAAGCGCTGTCGCTCCCGCGATGACGACGACGCACGATCCAGCGGCGCCTCCCCGAAGCGCCGCAAGCGACACCACCGTCGTTACGGCGAGGACGGGGAGATACTCGACGGCGCTTCTGCTGCGGCTCCTGCTAGGAGCCGGGAGCATGAAAGAGGATGGAGGAGCAGccgtgttggtggtggtggtggatgcgaTTATTATACTCCTTATTATACACACGGAGAGAGAAGCAGCAACCACAGTAGATTGGATCGAAGAGGAAGtgcacgcggcggcggcggcggcggcgatgaaATCAGGGAGAGGGAAAGACGGAGCGGTAATTCAAGCCATGGTGACCATGCGAGGTGGGATCCAGCAGGCATAGGCAAGGATAGGTGGGATCCGGCAGGCAGAGTAAGTCACGCTGACAGGCACAGGGATTCTACAAGTTCATCAAAACCTAGCAAATCTGCTGGTTACAAGCAGACATTGAGATTTGGGGACATATCTATagattttggccataaaatccgGAGTCATGAAGAAATGAAGAAGGGAACTTTCCAGCAGGAAGACCATAAGCGGTGCAAGGTGAAAACTGAATTAACAATAttgcagcaacaaaatgatgctcGTGGGAAAGTTGAGGTGGAATTTGTACCAAGTTGCAAAAATGTGAAGGCAGGAGCAAGAGCAATTGATACAGGCAAAGCGCAAAATAGCACCTCTGCCTGTGTGGCCAATAGCAAAGCTGAAAACAAGCAAGATTCTCAAGTGGTGATCACTAACAAAGCAAACATCACCGTGGGAAAGCCTTCTGCTCCTAGCAGTGCCATTGGAAGTGGAAGAccacctgctgctgctgggatTGGGAAATCTGCTGGCAAGCCTGATGGTTTGCACAATGAAAGCAATGTTCATCCTGACAACTGGGATGATGCAGAGGGCTACTACACATACCACTTTGGGGAGTTGCTGGGTGGCCGTTATGAGATTATAGCTGCCCATGGGAAGGGCGTGTTCTCAAGAGTCGTTGGGGCAAGAGATCTTGAAGCTGCTGGCACAGATGGCCCTGAAAGAGTAGCCATCAAGATAATTCGCAACAATGACATGATGTACAGGGCAGGTAAGCAAGAGGTTTCAATACTGGAAAAACTCAACGTTGCGGACCACGAGGACAAGTGCCACTGCGTGCGGTTTATTTCAAGTTTCAGGTACCGGAACCATCTGTGCTTAGTTCTTGAATCTCTTCATATGAACCTGCGTGAGGTGTTGAAGAAATTTGGTCCTAACATCGGGCTTAGACTCACTGCTGTGAGGGTATATGCAAAGCAGATGTTCATCGCCCTGAAGCATCTGAAGACCTGCAGAGTTTTGCACTGCGATATAAAGCTGGACAATATCATGGTGAACCAGGCTAAGAAGGTGCTCAAACTATGCGATTTCGGCAGTGCTATGCTTGTCGGAATGAATGAG GAAAAGCCTTATTCCAAGGAAAATCAAACAATGAGATGCTTCGGCTTCATATGGAGTTGA
- the LOC8071026 gene encoding serine/threonine-protein kinase prp4 isoform X1 — protein MVGGRGRSPSPYSPTPVDKRCRSRDDDDARSSGASPKRRKRHHRRYGEDGEILDGASAAAPARSREHERGWRSSRVGGGGGCDYYTPYYTHGERSSNHSRLDRRGSARGGGGGGDEIRERERRSGNSSHGDHARWDPAGIGKDRWDPAGRVSHADRHRDSTSSSKPSKSAGYKQTLRFGDISIDFGHKIRSHEEMKKGTFQQEDHKRCKVKTELTILQQQNDARGKVEVEFVPSCKNVKAGARAIDTGKAQNSTSACVANSKAENKQDSQVVITNKANITVGKPSAPSSAIGSGRPPAAAGIGKSAGKPDGLHNESNVHPDNWDDAEGYYTYHFGELLGGRYEIIAAHGKGVFSRVVGARDLEAAGTDGPERVAIKIIRNNDMMYRAGKQEVSILEKLNVADHEDKCHCVRFISSFRYRNHLCLVLESLHMNLREVLKKFGPNIGLRLTAVRVYAKQMFIALKHLKTCRVLHCDIKLDNIMVNQAKKVLKLCDFGSAMLVGMNEVTPYLVSRYYRAPEIILGLPYDHPLDMWSVGCCLYELCTGKALFQGKSNNEMLRLHMELKGSFPKKMLRSGAFTMQHFDRDMRFQDTHDDPVKGKVVRRLISNIKPKGIGSYISNIPGEDPKTLFSFKDLLDKMFVLDPAKRINVQEALSHPFITGK, from the coding sequence ATGGTCGGCGGCAGAGGGCGCTCCCCGTCGCCGTACTCACCCACCCCGGTCGACAAGCGCTGTCGCTCCCGCGATGACGACGACGCACGATCCAGCGGCGCCTCCCCGAAGCGCCGCAAGCGACACCACCGTCGTTACGGCGAGGACGGGGAGATACTCGACGGCGCTTCTGCTGCGGCTCCTGCTAGGAGCCGGGAGCATGAAAGAGGATGGAGGAGCAGccgtgttggtggtggtggtggatgcgaTTATTATACTCCTTATTATACACACGGAGAGAGAAGCAGCAACCACAGTAGATTGGATCGAAGAGGAAGtgcacgcggcggcggcggcggcggcgatgaaATCAGGGAGAGGGAAAGACGGAGCGGTAATTCAAGCCATGGTGACCATGCGAGGTGGGATCCAGCAGGCATAGGCAAGGATAGGTGGGATCCGGCAGGCAGAGTAAGTCACGCTGACAGGCACAGGGATTCTACAAGTTCATCAAAACCTAGCAAATCTGCTGGTTACAAGCAGACATTGAGATTTGGGGACATATCTATagattttggccataaaatccgGAGTCATGAAGAAATGAAGAAGGGAACTTTCCAGCAGGAAGACCATAAGCGGTGCAAGGTGAAAACTGAATTAACAATAttgcagcaacaaaatgatgctcGTGGGAAAGTTGAGGTGGAATTTGTACCAAGTTGCAAAAATGTGAAGGCAGGAGCAAGAGCAATTGATACAGGCAAAGCGCAAAATAGCACCTCTGCCTGTGTGGCCAATAGCAAAGCTGAAAACAAGCAAGATTCTCAAGTGGTGATCACTAACAAAGCAAACATCACCGTGGGAAAGCCTTCTGCTCCTAGCAGTGCCATTGGAAGTGGAAGAccacctgctgctgctgggatTGGGAAATCTGCTGGCAAGCCTGATGGTTTGCACAATGAAAGCAATGTTCATCCTGACAACTGGGATGATGCAGAGGGCTACTACACATACCACTTTGGGGAGTTGCTGGGTGGCCGTTATGAGATTATAGCTGCCCATGGGAAGGGCGTGTTCTCAAGAGTCGTTGGGGCAAGAGATCTTGAAGCTGCTGGCACAGATGGCCCTGAAAGAGTAGCCATCAAGATAATTCGCAACAATGACATGATGTACAGGGCAGGTAAGCAAGAGGTTTCAATACTGGAAAAACTCAACGTTGCGGACCACGAGGACAAGTGCCACTGCGTGCGGTTTATTTCAAGTTTCAGGTACCGGAACCATCTGTGCTTAGTTCTTGAATCTCTTCATATGAACCTGCGTGAGGTGTTGAAGAAATTTGGTCCTAACATCGGGCTTAGACTCACTGCTGTGAGGGTATATGCAAAGCAGATGTTCATCGCCCTGAAGCATCTGAAGACCTGCAGAGTTTTGCACTGCGATATAAAGCTGGACAATATCATGGTGAACCAGGCTAAGAAGGTGCTCAAACTATGCGATTTCGGCAGTGCTATGCTTGTCGGAATGAATGAGGTTACACCTTACCTTGTCAGTCGTTACTATCGAGCACCTGAGATCATTCTTGGGCTGCCCTATGACCACCCGTTGGACATGTGGTCAGTTGGTTGCTGTCTCTATGAGCTTTGCACAGGAAAAGCCTTATTCCAAGGAAAATCAAACAATGAGATGCTTCGGCTTCATATGGAGTTGAAGGGCAGCTTCCCTAAGAAGATGCTTCGCAGTGGTGCCTTTACGATGCAACACTTCGATCGAGACATGAGATTTCAAGATACTCACGATGACCCTGTCAAAGGAAAGGTTGTGAGAAGGTTAATTTCTAACATTAAACCAAAGGGCATTGGTTCTTATATTTCAAACATTCCTGGAGAGGATCCAAAAACACTATTCAGTTTTAAAGATCTTCTTGATAAAATGTTTGTCTTAGATCCAGCGAAGAGGATAAACGTCCAAGAAGCACTTAGCCATCCTTTTATTACTGGCAAGTGA